The Manis javanica isolate MJ-LG chromosome 2, MJ_LKY, whole genome shotgun sequence genome contains a region encoding:
- the GNG10 gene encoding guanine nucleotide-binding protein G(I)/G(S)/G(O) subunit gamma-10, translated as MSSGAGVNALQRLVEQLKLEAGVERIKVSQAAAELQQYCMQNACQDALLVGVPAGSNPFREPRSCALL; from the exons ATGTCCTCCGGGGCCGGCGTGAACGCCCTGCAGCGCCTGGTGGAGCAGCTCAAGCTGGAGGCCGGCGTGGAGAGGATCAAG GTGTCTCAGGCGGCTGCAGAGCTTCAACAGTACTGCATGCAGAATGCCTGCCAGGATGCCCTGCTGGTGGGGGTTCCAGCTGGAAGCAACCCCTTCCGAGAGCCCAGATCCTGTGCTTTACTCTGA